Part of the Bacillota bacterium genome, ACTGGTCGCGGGTGGGCCGCGGGCGCAGCACGAACGGCACGTCCGGGCGAAGCCGCCGGATCACGTCCGGGTCCACACACCGCGCCTTCTGCACGCCCCCCTGCGCAGGGGCTGTGCCTGCCCCAACGAGGGCGTCGTCACAGCAACTGTAAAGCGTCATGCCGAACCCCGCGCCGATGGCAGCGAGTTCCCCCGCCAGCCGGCGCCGCTCCTCCACCGGGAGCCCGGCCGGCCCTGCGCTGCCCTTTCCAAGCCGTGAAGACACCTTCTCCAGGTTATACCGGGTCTTGCGGTACAGGCTGACGAACGAGACGTAGCAGCGCCGGGTGTAACCGGACAGGGCCTTTGCGAGCTTCTCGAACCGCCGGCAATGGTACTCGAAGTCCATCTCGACGCCGCCCGCCTCCCCTACCAGAATCGGATCGAAGCGCCAGAAGACGCGCTCCGGGCCGACTCGATCCGACAGGGCGCGAAAGCGCTCGATGGAAAGCCGTGGCGGCGGGTTGCTCGGCTCCAGGGCCGGCGGGTAGGCGTTGATGGTGAAGTGGAAGTAAAACGAGAAGCCCCGCCGCTCGAGGTCCCGCAGATACGGGAAGAGCGCCGACGGGTTACGCGTCCAGAAGACGAAGGCGGCCACGTCCTGTGGGCGCAGTGACACCCGCTGAAGGCGGCCCCCGA contains:
- a CDS encoding DUF1848 domain-containing protein, with the translated sequence MVAEAEPLQAARLWSSKRTLARTVEGGGTISAGESLPGIGATPERPRVVSVSRRTDVPAFYSRWFMNRVRAGFCEWVNPFGGRLQRVSLRPQDVAAFVFWTRNPSALFPYLRDLERRGFSFYFHFTINAYPPALEPSNPPPRLSIERFRALSDRVGPERVFWRFDPILVGEAGGVEMDFEYHCRRFEKLAKALSGYTRRCYVSFVSLYRKTRYNLEKVSSRLGKGSAGPAGLPVEERRRLAGELAAIGAGFGMTLYSCCDDALVGAGTAPAQGGVQKARCVDPDVIRRLRPDVPFVLRPRPTRDQ